A single region of the Leptothrix cholodnii SP-6 genome encodes:
- the pilQ gene encoding type IV pilus secretin PilQ, whose translation MNRWRAPLVALFVATVLPSVAWAQTVIQSITSSQQAGSETIRIELNEPLINAPRGFVLQTPARIALDLLGVVSGTVRPSQEVNLGNLRSLALAQAGDRTRLVLNLRQATQYRTEQQGKVLLVILEPVPVAAALATAPSEPVHFSESQNNQPERIRDIDFRRGRDGAGRVVVDLPSTQVGVDIKQQGQNLVIEFLRSNVPESLVRRLDVTDFGTPVHSISTTQNGDRVRMVVEPRGSWEHSAYQTDNQFVLEVRPQKVDPQKLTQGPGFTGDKLSLNFQSIEVRSLLQVIADFTNFNIVTSDSVTGNVTLRLKDVPWDQALDIIMQAKSLGVKKAGNVLWIAPKDELAAKEKQELEARKQIADLEPLRTQSFQLNYTKAEEVVKSLTGQQQGSAGTGQGGNVTRILSQRGSAAYESRTNQLFVSDLPSKLEEVAQMIAKIDVPVRQVMIEARIVEAEDSFGRTLGVKLGATDLRGINGGVPGWGGNNTRIALGGNYSSIGDTTLQQATGSIYANSQFVNLPANTSSLGGATAATFALSLFGASSNRFLNLELSALEAEGKGKLVSSPRVVTADQVKALIEQGTELPYQTGGNQQTAPSIAFRKATLKLEVTPQITPEGNIIMDVDVNKDSVGQQTLAGFAINTKHVKTQVLVENGGTVVIGGIFETTETESVNKVPVLGDIPFLGVLFRNKTRVANKTELLVFLTPKVITDRNTALGR comes from the coding sequence ATGAACAGATGGCGTGCGCCGTTGGTGGCGCTCTTCGTCGCCACGGTCCTGCCGTCGGTGGCCTGGGCGCAGACCGTCATCCAGTCGATCACGAGCAGCCAGCAAGCTGGCAGCGAGACGATCCGCATCGAGCTCAACGAGCCCCTGATCAACGCGCCGCGCGGTTTCGTGCTGCAGACGCCGGCGCGCATCGCGCTCGATCTGCTGGGCGTCGTCAGCGGCACGGTGCGGCCTTCGCAGGAGGTCAATCTCGGCAACCTGCGATCGCTCGCGCTGGCGCAGGCCGGCGACCGCACGCGGCTGGTGCTGAACCTGCGCCAGGCCACCCAGTACCGCACCGAGCAGCAGGGCAAGGTGCTGCTGGTGATCCTCGAGCCGGTGCCGGTGGCCGCCGCGCTGGCCACGGCGCCGAGCGAGCCGGTGCATTTTTCCGAGAGCCAGAACAACCAGCCCGAGCGCATCCGCGACATCGATTTCCGCCGCGGCCGTGACGGCGCCGGTCGGGTGGTGGTCGATCTGCCCAGCACCCAGGTCGGCGTGGACATCAAGCAGCAGGGCCAGAACCTGGTGATCGAGTTCCTGCGCTCGAACGTGCCTGAATCGCTGGTGCGCCGCCTCGACGTCACCGATTTCGGTACGCCGGTGCATTCGATCTCGACCACCCAGAACGGCGACCGCGTGCGCATGGTGGTCGAGCCGCGTGGCAGCTGGGAGCACAGCGCCTACCAGACCGACAACCAGTTCGTGCTGGAAGTGCGGCCGCAGAAGGTCGATCCGCAGAAGCTGACGCAAGGCCCGGGTTTCACGGGCGACAAGCTGTCGCTGAACTTCCAGAGCATCGAGGTGCGCTCGCTGCTGCAGGTGATCGCCGACTTCACCAACTTCAACATCGTCACCAGCGACAGCGTCACCGGCAACGTCACGCTGCGCCTGAAGGACGTGCCGTGGGACCAGGCGCTCGACATCATCATGCAGGCCAAGAGCCTGGGCGTGAAGAAGGCCGGCAACGTGCTGTGGATCGCGCCCAAGGATGAGCTGGCGGCCAAGGAAAAGCAGGAACTCGAGGCGCGCAAGCAGATCGCCGACCTCGAACCGCTGCGCACGCAGTCGTTCCAGCTCAACTACACCAAGGCCGAGGAAGTGGTGAAGAGCCTGACCGGCCAGCAGCAAGGCAGCGCCGGCACCGGCCAGGGTGGCAACGTCACGCGCATCCTGTCGCAGCGCGGCAGCGCCGCGTACGAGTCGCGCACCAACCAGCTCTTCGTCTCGGACCTCCCGTCCAAGCTCGAAGAAGTGGCGCAGATGATCGCCAAGATCGACGTGCCGGTGCGCCAGGTGATGATCGAGGCCCGCATCGTCGAGGCCGAAGACAGCTTCGGCCGCACGCTGGGCGTCAAGCTCGGCGCGACCGACCTGCGCGGCATCAACGGCGGCGTGCCGGGCTGGGGTGGCAACAACACCCGCATCGCGCTGGGTGGCAACTATTCGTCGATCGGCGACACCACGCTGCAGCAAGCCACCGGCTCGATCTACGCCAACTCGCAGTTCGTCAACCTGCCGGCCAACACCAGTTCGCTCGGCGGGGCCACGGCGGCGACCTTTGCGCTGTCGCTGTTCGGCGCGTCGTCCAACCGTTTCCTGAACCTCGAACTGTCGGCGCTCGAGGCCGAAGGCAAGGGCAAGCTGGTCTCGAGCCCGCGAGTGGTCACCGCCGACCAGGTCAAGGCGCTGATCGAGCAGGGCACCGAACTGCCCTATCAGACCGGCGGCAACCAGCAGACCGCACCGTCGATCGCCTTCCGCAAGGCCACGCTGAAACTCGAAGTCACGCCCCAGATCACGCCCGAGGGCAACATCATCATGGACGTCGACGTCAACAAGGACAGCGTCGGCCAGCAGACCCTGGCGGGTTTCGCGATCAACACCAAGCATGTCAAGACGCAGGTGCTGGTCGAAAACGGCGGCACGGTCGTGATCGGCGGCATCTTCGAGACCACCGAGACCGAATCGGTCAACAAGGTGCCGGTGCTGGGTGACATCCCGTTCCTCGGCGTGCTGTTCCGCAACAAGACGCGGGTGGCGAACAAGACCGAGTTGCTGGTGTTCCTGACGCCGAAGGTGATCACGGATCGGAATACGGCGCTGGGGCGGTGA
- a CDS encoding pilus assembly protein PilP — MLPRRLTLAALATGLAASTLLSGCGNPHEELQSWMDQQRREAKPRVPPLLPPRKFDPQPYTAISVVEPFSGQKLQVAIKQETRQPNSLLAAELNRRREPLEAYPLDALTMVGSVVRSGRPYALLSADNLLYQIKVGDYIGQNYGRITRITETEISLREIVQDAIGEWVERMSTLTLQERGAQEKSR; from the coding sequence ATGCTCCCCCGACGCCTGACGCTGGCGGCGCTGGCCACCGGGCTGGCCGCCAGCACGCTGTTGAGCGGCTGCGGCAACCCGCATGAAGAACTGCAGTCTTGGATGGACCAGCAGCGCCGCGAGGCCAAGCCGCGTGTGCCGCCGCTGCTGCCGCCACGCAAGTTCGATCCCCAGCCCTACACCGCCATCAGCGTGGTCGAGCCCTTCAGCGGTCAGAAGCTGCAGGTGGCGATCAAGCAGGAGACCCGTCAGCCCAACTCGCTGCTGGCGGCCGAGCTGAACCGCCGCCGCGAACCGCTCGAAGCCTACCCGCTCGACGCGCTGACGATGGTGGGCAGCGTGGTGCGCAGCGGCCGCCCCTATGCGCTGCTGAGCGCGGACAACCTGCTCTACCAGATCAAGGTGGGTGACTACATCGGCCAGAACTACGGCCGCATCACCCGCATCACCGAAACCGAAATTTCGTTGCGAGAAATCGTGCAAGACGCCATCGGAGAGTGGGTCGAGCGCATGAGCACGCTCACGCTCCAGGAGCGTGGTGCCCAGGAGAAGAGTCGATGA
- a CDS encoding type 4a pilus biogenesis protein PilO has product MATSRSINIDLESVMAQVAAQFRDLNFNEPGQWPLLPKLVAGLVTAVFVVVLAWFGLLSGVMDELNAESMREQTLKDEYRSKLAQAINLDELRKQKLQVQEYVTQLERQLPGKAEMDALLSDINQAGLGRGLQFELFRPGQVIVKDYYAELPIAVRVTGRYHDIGAFASDVANLSRIVTLHNLVISGLNPPNTASSAAATGQLAMEATARTYRYLDPAEMEMRRQSAADAKKTNGGAK; this is encoded by the coding sequence ATGGCCACGTCCCGTTCCATCAACATCGATCTCGAAAGCGTGATGGCGCAGGTCGCCGCGCAGTTTCGTGATCTCAATTTCAACGAGCCCGGTCAGTGGCCGCTGCTGCCCAAGCTGGTCGCCGGGCTGGTCACGGCGGTCTTCGTGGTCGTGCTGGCCTGGTTCGGCCTGCTGTCGGGCGTCATGGACGAGCTCAACGCCGAAAGCATGCGCGAGCAGACGCTCAAGGACGAGTACCGTTCCAAGCTGGCCCAGGCCATCAACCTCGACGAGTTGCGCAAGCAGAAGCTGCAGGTCCAGGAGTACGTCACCCAGCTCGAACGCCAGCTGCCGGGCAAGGCCGAGATGGATGCCCTGCTGTCGGACATCAACCAGGCCGGACTCGGGCGTGGCCTGCAGTTCGAGCTGTTCCGGCCCGGCCAGGTGATCGTCAAGGACTATTACGCCGAGCTGCCGATCGCGGTGCGCGTGACCGGTCGCTATCACGACATCGGCGCTTTCGCCTCCGACGTGGCCAACCTGTCTCGCATCGTCACGCTGCACAACCTGGTCATCTCGGGACTGAATCCGCCCAACACGGCCAGCTCGGCCGCGGCCACCGGCCAGCTGGCGATGGAGGCCACCGCGCGCACCTACCGGTATCTCGATCCGGCCGAAATGGAGATGCGGCGCCAGTCGGCGGCCGATGCCAAGAAAACCAACGGAGGCGCGAAGTGA
- a CDS encoding PilN domain-containing protein: protein MILINLLPHREERRKRRKQAFFAGLFLSALIGAALAGVGYLALMEMMGTQQSRNEFLQTEIRRLEMQIKDIASLKGEIEALKARQKVVEDFQIDRNMPVHMLNELAARTPEGVYLTLVKQEGQAVLVSGIAQTNERVSEFLRNTAYNSAWLERPELVEIKVTAATPNARDQKRLFDFSVRLTLKRPQDLEAAAAAASGPAGALVPARAASAS, encoded by the coding sequence ATGATCCTGATCAACCTCCTGCCGCACCGGGAAGAGCGTCGCAAGCGTCGCAAGCAGGCGTTTTTTGCCGGGCTGTTCCTGTCTGCGCTGATCGGCGCCGCGCTGGCGGGCGTCGGTTATCTGGCGCTGATGGAAATGATGGGCACCCAGCAGTCGCGCAACGAGTTCCTGCAGACCGAGATCCGGCGCCTCGAGATGCAGATCAAGGACATCGCCTCGCTCAAGGGCGAGATCGAGGCGCTCAAGGCGCGCCAGAAGGTGGTCGAGGATTTCCAGATCGACCGCAACATGCCCGTGCACATGCTCAACGAGCTGGCCGCACGCACGCCTGAAGGCGTGTACCTGACGCTGGTCAAGCAGGAAGGCCAGGCCGTGCTGGTCAGCGGCATCGCCCAGACCAACGAGCGGGTCTCCGAGTTCCTGCGCAACACCGCCTACAACTCGGCCTGGCTGGAGCGGCCCGAGCTGGTCGAGATCAAGGTGACTGCCGCGACGCCCAACGCCCGCGACCAGAAGCGCCTGTTCGATTTTTCGGTGCGCCTGACGCTCAAGCGACCGCAGGACCTGGAGGCTGCCGCTGCGGCCGCGTCAGGGCCGGCCGGTGCCCTGGTGCCTGCGCGCGCCGCGTCGGCGTCTTGA
- a CDS encoding pilus assembly protein PilM, whose amino-acid sequence MGRKHASLIGLDISSSSVKLVELGQTATGEYVVERFASESFEKGWITDGQIEKFDEVADAVRRVVIKSGTRTKYVAMAMPQSSVITKKIILPGGLREEEMEIQVEAEANQYIPFSLDEVSLDFCVIGPSPDAVGDVEVLIAASRKDRVQDRQGLAEAAGLKPVVLDIESNASRLAISRVIASLPNQGRDALVALFEIGADTTSLKVLRDDEILYDRDQAFGGAQLTQLISRQYGLSFEEAEIKKLAGDLPEDYESSLLSPFVDSLSQEIGRALQYFFTSTPHHRVHYVMLSGGTATLQGLKDRVTELTGFASMVINPFEGMKLGSAVRESKLRRESPSYLTACGLAMRRFLQ is encoded by the coding sequence ATGGGTCGCAAGCATGCGTCGCTGATCGGACTGGACATCAGCTCGTCGAGTGTGAAGCTGGTCGAGTTGGGTCAAACCGCCACGGGCGAGTACGTGGTCGAGCGCTTCGCCAGCGAGTCGTTCGAAAAGGGCTGGATCACCGACGGTCAGATCGAGAAGTTCGACGAAGTGGCCGATGCGGTGCGCCGCGTGGTCATCAAGAGCGGCACCCGGACCAAGTACGTGGCGATGGCGATGCCGCAGTCGTCCGTGATCACCAAGAAGATCATCCTCCCGGGCGGCCTGCGTGAAGAGGAGATGGAGATCCAGGTCGAGGCCGAGGCCAACCAGTACATCCCGTTTTCGCTCGACGAAGTGAGCCTCGACTTCTGCGTCATCGGCCCGAGCCCGGACGCGGTCGGCGATGTCGAGGTGCTGATCGCCGCCTCGCGCAAGGACCGCGTCCAGGATCGCCAGGGCCTGGCCGAAGCCGCCGGCCTGAAGCCGGTGGTGCTCGACATCGAGTCCAACGCCTCGCGCCTGGCCATCAGCCGTGTCATCGCCTCCCTGCCCAATCAGGGCCGCGACGCGCTGGTCGCCCTGTTCGAGATCGGCGCCGACACCACCAGCCTCAAGGTGCTGCGGGACGACGAGATCCTCTACGACCGCGACCAGGCGTTCGGCGGTGCCCAGCTGACCCAGCTGATCTCGCGCCAGTACGGCCTGTCGTTCGAGGAAGCCGAGATCAAGAAACTGGCCGGCGATCTGCCCGAGGACTACGAGAGCTCGCTGCTGTCGCCGTTCGTCGACAGCCTGTCGCAGGAGATCGGCCGTGCCTTGCAGTATTTCTTCACCAGCACCCCCCATCACCGCGTGCATTACGTGATGCTGTCGGGCGGTACGGCCACCTTGCAGGGGCTCAAGGACAGGGTCACCGAGCTGACCGGTTTTGCGTCGATGGTCATCAATCCCTTCGAAGGCATGAAACTCGGCAGCGCGGTGCGCGAGAGCAAGCTGCGGCGTGAGTCGCCGTCCTACCTGACCGCGTGCGGGCTGGCGATGCGGAGGTTTCTGCAATGA